GACAGTGGATGTTATCTAGGAGGGTCACAGAGACATGACCCAGCACTGGCCCAGTGACCTGGTGCAGGACTCAGCTCCTGAGCTTCCCTCGTCCCTACGAAGGGAAGGAAAACACCCATTTTCACTGCTGGTGTCCTAGCTGCAAGAGCTGAGGGGAGTGCTGGCCAGAGTCCAGGGAAGGCAAGAGCTGAATGGGAGAAAGGTGATGCCAATAGGGCTGCAGGCAGGAGAGGCGCAGGCCTGGGGGACCAGGGTGGACAGTAGGAGACAAGGTCAGCGATGGGGGCTGCAGCTCAGTATGTGGCACACCCCAGCGGCCTCAGCCCAGTGGTGAGCAGCTGGGTGGGGGTCTCTGTAGGCCTCTGGGGTCTGGGAAGAGATCCCCATGCCATGCTTTCCTGACCATCAGGCTCAGGGTCTGAGTCCACTCTTCAGTACCACCGGGGTCTGGCTGGGGGAGCCCCACCTGCTGATGAGGGCCTGTCTCCCTGTATCGCTGGCTAGGTTGGGGCAGGTCTGCAGAGATACCATGAAAGGGACACTTGCTGGCTCTTAAGTGTCTTTAATAGTTTCAGTTTGTGGCCCTTCCCCCTAACCCTGGTGACTCTGTCCCAGCAAGCAGTCAGTAGAGGTCCCCTGTGTTCAGCCGGGGCCTGGAGATGTCGGACCTGTGAGGGAAGGGCCACTCTCCCCTTGTATCCTGTCGGGGAGAAGCTGGGTCATTCCTGTGGATTGTGccctgccccccacctccccTGCTTGTGCCACCTCTAGTACCTCTGGTGGCTGCTAGGTGGAAGCTGCAGCAAGGGGGTCCCAAGTGCAGGGCCTCTGGGTGCTACACATCTCGCAGCCAGGGCGGCTTGGGGCATTGATGAAGGTGCAGGAAGGACAGGGCCAGCTGGGCTAGGGGAAGAGAGACGGTTGTTGCTTCCCTGCTCTTTCCAATGCCCATGGCTGTCCTGGCCTTCCCTGCCCAGTCCTGTGCCTACCTGGAGAGAACTGGACAGGCTGGAGGCAGCTGGCTGGGGGCCTGGGGGTAGCCCCAATGATGGGGGAAACAAGCGTCCAAGTTCCCCGTCCATCTTCTGGGGGCGCTGAGGGCTAGGTCCTGTGGCTGAGGGGGTGGAGCTCAGGACTGGGGCTGTACCCCAcctcccacaccccacccccattGAGGACTGACCTGGGGCTTCTCGAGGAGCTGACAGCAAGTAGAGGAAAGCAGGGTCCCCATCCTGCTGAACCCCGTAGGAGGCAAGGCTGCGCTCAGGCACACACAGGCACCGTCCGATGACCCAGCGTTGCACGGCTGGCGGGAAACCGAGCTCTGAGAACACCTGCGGCCAGAGCATCAGGGCAGGTGATGTCACCTAGGCTCCCCTGCCCCTCACAGGGCTCCCTAGACCCTGTGCCCACCTGCTCCTGGAGAGCCGCAACAGTGCAGTGGGGGTGGACCTGCAGGACAACGTGCGCAGAGGATGCGGTGGATGCGGCAGAGGCAGCGTCTTCAAGTGTGACCTGCAGCCTGTGCCAGAATGTGTGTTGAGGGATGGATGGAGGACCTGGGAGGGTCACGAGGACAGGGTGAAGAAGAAGCCCCAGGCCTCACCTGATGGGGCCAGGTGGGAAGCAGGCCTCCTGAAGCTGAACGCTGAGGGCCACACGATGCTGGGCCAGGATGGCTGCCGCTTGGGCTGCCCCCTTCTCATCTCCACCTGCAATAGCCCGGGCCAGGCTCCCTGCCAGCTCTTCTGCAGGGCAAGGAAAGGACAGCTGTCACCGCTGGGGATGTCTGCTATTCCCTCAACCCCCtaaccccccccacccccacacctgtACCTCTCTCCATCAAGTTTCCAGAGCTCCTAGGAAGATCTGCCTCAGGTTGAGGGGCCTTGAGTGTGGGGGCTTCCGGGGGACTGGGCAGGGAGACAGGGCATGCTTCTGGGCCCAGGGCTGGTGGTGAGTTGCTGCTGCTGCCTAAAGGTAAGATATGGGTGTGCTGTGCTGTGGCCTCTGGCCTCTGGGCCCTTGGTTTTCCAGGACCTTTGCCTTCTCCCTCACCTCAACCCATGCCAGGGCCCTGCCTCAGGCCACACTTCAAGCCACACCTTCTCCCAGCCTTGGCTCTAGCAAGCCCCTCAGAGGCCCCTGCCAGACTTCTGTTACTGCTGGAGCTGCATTTAGTTCGTCTTTGGGAATTAGAGCCTTTTCAAACCCTTTTGTGCCTGGCTAGGCCACCTCTCTTGGCCCTTTCTGCCAGCCAGGGATGCCTCACAGCAGAACCAAAGCAGGCCCTCAGTGGCCCTGCAGTCAGGGTGGCCTCTTGGAGCCCTTGGGGACCTCCCCTCTCCGGGCTCCCTGACCCACACTTGGGCTGGCAGCACTCCAGACAAGCCACTGCCCTGGGCGTCTTCAGAGCTGGGCACCCTGCTGACTCCCCTTACCCCACCGTGTGAGGCCCAGCCCACTGCAATGGGGGGTCCCCACCCAGTGCTAACACAGCTCCTGTGATGACCTCAGGCCCACTGTATTCATACTGTCTCCCTACTAGGATAAGCAGGGCCTTCCATGCACCCAGCACTGGCCCCGGCCCTGGCCCCCACTGAACctcaaggatcacttgaacatgCTCacctcagggtttttttttgttttctgcttcctTGGTCACATGGTTCATGCCATGACCTTCAAATTTCACTCCGGTGTCGCCTCAATGAGGCCTTCCCTGacaccagtttttttgttttgttgttgttgttgttttggtttttttttttgagatggagtttcactcgttgccaaggctggagtgcaatggtgtgatctcggctcaccgcaacctccgcctcctgggttcaggtgattctcctgcctcagcctcctgagtagctgggattacaggcatgcaccaccacgcctggctaatttttgtacttttagtagagacaggatttctccatgttggtcagaccggtcttgaactcccgacctcaggtgatctgcccgcctcggcttcccaaagtgctgggattaacaggcgtgagccactgcgcctggcccgggCTACCGTTTTAAacagcaatcctcccagctccacCATTCTCATTTCCACACCATCTAacagactttcttttttaaaaaactctacagtaattttattatttttgtttttgtgtttttttttttttggagacaggatctcgctctgtcacccaggctggaatgcagtggcacgatcacagctcactgcagcctagaacccctgggctcaagttatcctcccatctcaacctcccgaatagctgggattacaggcagataccactacactcagctaatttttttttttttttttttttttttttgtgagatggagtctcgctctgtcacccaggctggagtgcaatggcgtgatctcggctcactgcaagttccgcctcccgggttcacgccattctcctgcctcagcctcctatgggtccctgccaccacgcccgggtttttttttttttttagtagagtcgaggtttcaccgtgttagccaggatggtctcgatctcctgacctcatgatccacccgtatcggcctcccaaagtgctgtgattacaggcgtaagccaccgtgcccggcccactcaGCTAATTGCCCAGCCCTGTGCTTATTTTATATGTCTGCCTCCCCCCCTCTAAAAATGCAAGCTCCAGTAGGATGAGGATTGGGGGTTTTGTTCATGCCAAAGGAGTACCTGGGACAGAGCAGCTGCTGAACACATATGCTTGGTGAATGACTGACTAAAGAGAGCCTAGCTCCTTTTATAAACACTGAGTTGCTTGAGCCTCTCTTACATCACTGTCTGGCTGTCTTCCTAGCCCTCTGGCAGCTCTGCTTATCTCGTTTGTGGGCTGCCCTCTATCTGGGAGCCCCATACTACCTAGTCCTTCATGTTTCTCAGTCTCAACTGCTAACTCTTCTAACTCTTGCATTTAAGCAGCCATgtgagccaggagcagtggctcacgcccataaccTCAGCTCcttaggctgaagcaggaggatcaccttagcccaggagttcaaggctgcagtgagttagaatcacactactgcactccagtctgggtgatagagggaggcTTTGTCTGCAAAAATCCTCCCAAGCAGCCATAAAACTCAGCtaattccatctttttttttttttgagatggaagtcttgctctgtcaccaaggctggagtgcagtggcgagatctcggctcactgcaacctctgcctccgggttcaagtgattctcctgcctcagcctccccaagtagctgggactacaggcacacaccaccatgcctggctaatttttgtatttttagtagagacggtttcgccatgttgaccaggctggtctcgaactcctcacctcaggtgatccacccaccttggcctcccaaagtgctgggattacaggcgtgagccacccacccaGCCACTAATACCATCTTCTAAGCATCTCTGGAAAGACTCTTCTCCCCAACCCTATCTGCACCAACCCTTGCCACTGCAGAACTGTCTTAAGCAGTAGGTATCTGAGTCTGTCACTCTCCCATTCCTGTCACTCTCCTGCTGCTCTTGGGATGATGTCTTCTCACACAGGTCCTGACCCTGCCTGCTCTGCCTCTTCATGCTTGCCTCTCATGCATGCTTCCTGAGGGTTAAGGAAGTGCAGGCTGAGGTTCCAGGGCTTCCTGGTGGAGGCTGCAACTTGTGCTGGCTGGGGCCTCGGATGGTGTAGGAGACTGACTCCAGGAGCCACTCCAAGTACTCCAAGCTACTCCAGACTCCACCTACTCCCTCCTGGGAGCCTTCCCAGACATCTAGCAGTGGGGAAGGTGGATCCAACTTCCCCAACCAGGACTGGGGGGCCAAGGCTATTCCAAATGAGTATCCATTACAGGGCACTGACCATTCTGTCCTTCCACGGTGGCACCTCGGACTAGGACTGCCCACCGCTGAGCTTCCTGAGGGTTGAGGAAGTGCAGGCTGAGGGTTCCAGGCCCTCCTGGTGGAGGTTGTAGCTCGTGCTGGGTGGGGCCTCGGATGGTGTAGGAGACTGACTCCAGGGGCCACTCCAAATTAACCTGAGAAGAGGGAGAGTCCAGGCTCAGGGCGTCCCCCCGCCCTACATCGCACGATGAGCAAAGAAATACAAGGTAACATTTATAGGCCATTTACACGGTCCTAAGCCCTGTACGCCTATTACCAAATCCTCACAATAGTCCTGTAAAGCAGGTCCAAGTAGGTCCCAGCATCACTCCCATTTCACGGAcgagaaaacagaagcaaagaaacaTAACTGCTTAAGGGCACTCAGGTGGCAAGCGGAGGGGCCTGGCTTTGGGCTCCATGCCCTGCCCGGGCCAAGAGGACTGACCGCGCGCCCTCCGCCCCCACTCACCGCCCCGGGTCCCGCGCCCAGCAGCTCCAGCCGGAAGCGCCCAGGCCGCTCAGGGTCCGCGCTCAGCTGCAGCCTCCGCAGCTGTGCCTCGGTGTCTAACCCGGCGCCCAGCGGCCTCACCGCGGCGTGCACAGCCAAGAGCACTGCGGCCGAGCCCAAGTCCGAggccgccgccgccccgcccGCCGGCGGCGCCATCTCCGGTCCGGCCGGGTCCCGGCCCTCCGAGCACGCTTCCGTGGGATCGGGCCGCTGAGCGCCTCCGCCGGTCGGAAACTGGCGCCGCGAGCCTGGGGTTCCGGGCGCGCCCAGAGCGTCGGGCCTGGGACGGCGCCGAGTGGTGCACTCTGGCCAAGCCTGCCCCACTGGCTTTGCCCACAGATGGACACAGCCCGAGGGTGTCCGGACACCGGCTGGGCGAGGCTGGCGGGGTGTACGAGGCTGGGGGCAAGGCGGCGGAGGCGCTCACGTTAGAGCTGGTCTTTGGGGGCGAAGGGTCAGGGACCGAAGCACCGGCCAAAACTGAAGGCGGACGCGGCCTCTTCGCCCCAGGGGCTCGGCGGACGTAGATGCAGCCGGCAAGCGACTATCCCAGCACCTGGCGGCACCTGGACATCGCACCCGGGACCTCCAATGGGCTGCCACCTTCGCCCGCGGACCGCAGCCCCCGCCACGCCCACACGTCGCACTAGGTTGGCCCGTGCCTCTCTGGTTACGGGGTCGATCCCCCTAGGGGGCGGAGCTAAAGAGGCCACGGCCAAATGAGCGCTGGGGGTAGGCGGGTTAGTACGGCGAGAAGAGTGACAGACAGGCTCCAAAACCAGTAGACGTAGAAGGCAGAACTGAGTGGCGGGTAAGGCAACCGATGGCTATTTGAGCTCTCGATCCAGGAGACTGGAGCGGGCCATTCAGAGGCGCGGGGCCGGGCCTGGCGGACGCTTGTTGTTGTCCGGCCGGTGGAGGCGGAGGTCGCTCGCTCGGCTCGCTGACTCGCCGGGGCGCTCCGTGGCGGTCGGCGGCAGGTCGGTCGCGACAGCGGGCTCTGTGCAGGGGGACGAGGCTATGTCGCGGTGGCAGCCCGGATGGGCCGGCAGGGCCGGGAGTAACGGGACGTCGCCGCGGAGCTTCTTCCCCCGGATACAGTGCGGCCCGAGCGGAGGCCGCGGCGCCGCCCTCCGATCTTGAGGAGCCCGCGTTGCGCGGAGCCCGCCCCCGCCTGCGCACCGGCACCGACGCGGAGCGACCCAGCCCGGCCAGACCCGGCCCGGCCCGATCTAACCCAGCCAGGCAGGTGGGTGTCCGCCCTGCGCCGCTCGCCGTCTCGGGCCTCCGGAACCACAGCTCCCAGCAGGCCTCGCGCGGCGCGCTGCCTCCTGGGATTTGTAGTTCCACCGCGGCTCGGCTGGTGCCCGACCCGGCCCCGGCAGGCGCTGCCTGGCGACTCTGCAGCGCCCCAGCGGGGCCGAGGGACCGCCCTCCTAGGCGTCTGGAGAAACTAGGCGCTTTTTCCGGGTAGAGTGGAGGAACTTGTAGTTTTCCTCTCCCCGGGCCAGAAAGCCAAAACGAAAGAGCGCCCGCCTAGGTGACCGCAGGGCCCGGAGCCCTCGGTGTCCTGGTTCCTAACCGGGATGCAGCCTCTTACCCTGGCTGAGGAGCCCAGCCAGCCTGAGGGAGACTGCAGGAGTCATGTCCCGTTGCGCACTCAAGAGTTACCCCCATGGTGGCTGGAGCTCTTTTttcgggggtgggggtggggatggggaatgTTGAGCAACAAACAGCCAGCAGCCCCGGGGTGCGCAGGGTCCCCCGTGGTCCTAGCCTAGTCCCAGAACTCGCGTGTTCTGCAGGAGGTGTGGCTGACCTGGAGCCTGGACTTGCCACCCTCAGGTAAAACAGGATCTCTGTCACCTCTCCTGGCCGGGCAGAGAGGGGAGCTCCTGATGTGCAGCCTGGACAGAGGCCAGACTCAGCTTGTTCCCAGAGGCTCCACTTAATGGGTAGGAGGGCTGAAGGCAGGGCCCCAGGGGGCCAGATAGATACCCAAGGTCTGGTCTCCCACTCCCCAGGCAACACTAGCCCCTCTGGAGCACGGAGCTCCTTCCCCAAGGACATGAAGCTGTTGGAGAACTCGAGCTTTGAAGCCATCAACTCACAGCTGACTGTGGAGACCGGAGATGCCCACATCATCGGCAGGTGAGGCAGGCCGGGGGTCTGGCATCTTGGAGGTCACACTGCCCCGCCCTTCAGTGGAACCTGGGGGAAGCATGCTTCATGGTCCTCCCTGCATCCTATAGGATTGAGAGCTACTCGTGTAAGATGGCAGGAGACGACAAACAcatgttcaagcagttctgccagGAGGGC
The Symphalangus syndactylus isolate Jambi chromosome 7, NHGRI_mSymSyn1-v2.1_pri, whole genome shotgun sequence genome window above contains:
- the SHARPIN gene encoding sharpin isoform X1 encodes the protein MAPPAGGAAAASDLGSAAVLLAVHAAVRPLGAGLDTEAQLRRLQLSADPERPGRFRLELLGAGPGAVNLEWPLESVSYTIRGPTQHELQPPPGGPGTLSLHFLNPQEAQRWAVLVRGATVEGQNGSSSNSPPALGPEACPVSLPSPPEAPTLKAPQPEADLPRSSGNLMEREELAGSLARAIAGGDEKGAAQAAAILAQHRVALSVQLQEACFPPGPIRLQVTLEDAASAASTASSAHVVLQVHPHCTVAALQEQVFSELGFPPAVQRWVIGRCLCVPERSLASYGVQQDGDPAFLYLLSAPREAPATGPSPQRPQKMDGELGRLFPPSLGLPPGPQPAASSLSSSLQPSWPCPSCTFINAPSRPGCEMCSTQRPCTWDPLAAAST
- the SHARPIN gene encoding sharpin isoform X2; translated protein: MAPPAGGAAAASDLGSAAVLLAVHAAVRPLGAGLDTEAQLRRLQLSADPERPGRFRLELLGAGPGAVNLEWPLESVSYTIRGPTQHELQPPPGGPGTLSLHFLNPQEAQRWAVLVRGATVEGQNGSSSNSPPALGPEACPVSLPSPPEAPTLKAPQPEADLPRSSGNLMEREELAGSLARAIAGGDEKGAAQAAAILAQHRVALSVQLQEACFPPGPIRLQVTLEDAASAASTASSAHVVLQVHPHCTVAALQEQVFSELGFPPAVQRWVIGRCLCVPERSLASYGVQQDGDPAFLYLLSAPREAPGPSPQRPQKMDGELGRLFPPSLGLPPGPQPAASSLSSSLQPSWPCPSCTFINAPSRPGCEMCSTQRPCTWDPLAAAST